From the genome of Alicyclobacillus sp. SO9:
CAATGCGTATACCCTGTCTATCACTGCAGATATGGGTTCTGTATATGGCAAGATTCGCTACTACCAGAGTGTCGGATTTGGTATCGGCGGATATATTGCTGGACTCTATTTGGGACACTTTTCTGTATCATCCCTTTGGATACTGTTTTCTCTTCTCAGCGTCATTGGTGCTTTCACATTGATTGGCTTGCCTCCAATGCCCAAAGTCGAGCACCATCCTCATGAGAAGGAAAACTTCGTCCAGAACTTGAAGGTCCTGCTCGTCGGAAAGCAAAACTATTTTCTGCTGTTTTTGCTTGGCGCATTTTTTATGAATCAAACGCTGGCTTCGTTCAACACCTACTTCGTGGTTGTTTTTCACGACTACGGCGGTGCCATGGATCATATCGGATGGGGCTTTATCATCGCATCTGTGGGAAACATCTTTAGTATGATTCTCGCTGAGCGCCTGACCAATCGATTCGGAACCGTCCGCATTTTGATTCTTGCTTCACTTTTGTACGCGCTGCGCTGGTTCCTGCAGATTTTCATTACGAGCCCAGACTGGGTGCTGGTCTTGCAAATCTTACACGGCTCGTTCGGGTTGTTTTTCATTCCAGCGGTCCACTATGTTGCCAACAACGCACCTGTCAAGGTACGGGCAACAGCTCAGGCCATCTTCGGTATGGTTGCGGGAGGCATGGGGTTATCCACAATTGTCGGTAACAGCCTTGACGGATACTTGCTGCAGTTTGGCGGTCCATCCGCAATGTACAGTGTATCTGCAGTCAGTGCAGTACTTGCGACAGCCTGTTTCTTCTACATTCTGTTTCATCAGAGACGAGCACGCATCCGCGAATCATACGCACAGTGACCGGATGCCTAATCCAGCCCCT
Proteins encoded in this window:
- a CDS encoding MFS transporter, whose translation is MIWRLRNLYFFIGISIGVFLPYISILLKHDGVSNTTLGLLMSMGILAAMIAQPLWGWLSDKFGIARFILVVVFLVPASFAMFFNAHVLFLLALINVLYFTIKSPQFSVVNAYTLSITADMGSVYGKIRYYQSVGFGIGGYIAGLYLGHFSVSSLWILFSLLSVIGAFTLIGLPPMPKVEHHPHEKENFVQNLKVLLVGKQNYFLLFLLGAFFMNQTLASFNTYFVVVFHDYGGAMDHIGWGFIIASVGNIFSMILAERLTNRFGTVRILILASLLYALRWFLQIFITSPDWVLVLQILHGSFGLFFIPAVHYVANNAPVKVRATAQAIFGMVAGGMGLSTIVGNSLDGYLLQFGGPSAMYSVSAVSAVLATACFFYILFHQRRARIRESYAQ